A window from Oncorhynchus mykiss isolate Arlee chromosome 9, USDA_OmykA_1.1, whole genome shotgun sequence encodes these proteins:
- the LOC110532367 gene encoding SUZ domain-containing protein 1, giving the protein MDRRIEGKLRISQKEKVSSNNTTQSPLKTGVVIQDDSPHAAPPPQIRILKRPSSNGSLGSPQGQNRPVPQVKSLAQREAEYAEARKRILGSASPEESPQEKPNTDRPGRTNSTTPPEDRSNNHAVRQPAGPDGTQGFCQNR; this is encoded by the exons ATGGACAGAAGAATAGAAGGAAAGCTTAGGATCAGCCAGAAAGAGAA AGTGTCCAGTAATAACACTACACAGTCGCCATTGAAGACGGGCGTTGTGATCCAGGACGACTCCCCACACGCTGCGCCCCCGCCCCAGATCCGCATTCTGAAGCGGCCCTCCAGTAACGGGTCGTTAGGGTCGCCCCAGGGCCAGAACCGGCCTGTGCCACAGGTCAAGTCCCTGGCCCAGCGGGAGGCGGAGTATGCTGAGGCCAGGAAGAGAATACTGGGCAGTGCCAGCCCTGAAGAGTCGCCTCAGGAAAAGCCCAACACAGACCG ACCAGGGCGTACAAATTCTACCACACCTCCAGAGGACCGGTCAAACAATCATGCTGTCCGCCAACCAGCAGGCCCCGACGGCACTCAAGGCTTCTGCCAAAACAGATAA